Genomic segment of Edaphobacter bradus:
CAGCCGGATCACGCTCGGCATCGCAATCCGCATCCTCGCCGCATGTAGCTCCTCGCCCTGGGCCTCCTCCGTGCGCGCCACTCCCTTCAGCACCAGCACCAGCGCCCGCCTCGCCCCGCAGATATTAATTGGTTCATAAGACGCATTCAGCACCAGCACCGGCGTCTGCATCACTGTGTGCCGCCCGAAGCCCTCCGGCCTGCGCTCTCCCAGCGGCACTGCGCGGCCCGTGCTGCCCGCGTGCGCGTGTCTCTTCCCGTTTAGCGCCTGCTTACGCGTCCCCGAATGCATCTTCACCATCCTCCGGTTCCAATTCCAGTTCGAATTCCACAAGGCCTCTCACAAATCTTCAGAAGCTCCTCAGGTCCTATCCCTCGCGTTCCACATCGCAACCATCTCCCGCTGCGCCCGAGCCACCGTCGCCACCCACACTCTGCTCGCTCCCGCTCGCCGCAGAACCCGTGCGCACTCCCGAGCCGTCGCTCCGGTCGTGTAGATGTCGTCCAGCAGCAGGACCTCACGCCCTGCCACCGCCTCCGCGTCCACCACCTCGAACGCTCCGCGCAGATTCTTCCTTCGCTCAGGCGGAGTCAGCCCGAACTGGTCCTCCGTATCCCTCACCCTCCGCAGCGCGCGATGCGCCGCCACCAGCCTCCACTCCGGCCGCGTCCTGCGAAGCTCCGCCGTCGCCGAATCGGCCAGCAGCTCCGACTGGTTGAACCCACGCCGTCTCTGCTTCGCCGGATACAGCGGCACCGCCACCACCGTCAGCTCACGAGCCGCCTCACCCTCCAGCGTCTCGACGACCCGCGCCAGCAGCTTGCCCAGAGGCTTCGCCACCGAACGCAGCCCCTCATACTTCAGCAGATGGACAATCTTCCGCAATTCATCTTCATAGACCGCATAGGCCGTAGCCCGCGCAAACTCCGGTGGAACCATCCGGCACGGCGCGCATAGAACTCCTTCGGCCGGCGACCTCTCCCACGCTCCGTCCACATCCAGAGTCTCGCCGCAGCGCACACAAAGCCGCATCGACTGCTCACGCAGCCCGCTCAAACATCCATCACATATCG
This window contains:
- a CDS encoding ComF family protein, coding for MVKDYTAGIERGIVPCLRVRCVFSQRLNDNSLGFAQGAPPGGRRSGVEEWRAVSRVLQSPGRVARVVLDDLVTTFFPADCGACGGPLLRAGSSSICDGCLSGLREQSMRLCVRCGETLDVDGAWERSPAEGVLCAPCRMVPPEFARATAYAVYEDELRKIVHLLKYEGLRSVAKPLGKLLARVVETLEGEAARELTVVAVPLYPAKQRRRGFNQSELLADSATAELRRTRPEWRLVAAHRALRRVRDTEDQFGLTPPERRKNLRGAFEVVDAEAVAGREVLLLDDIYTTGATARECARVLRRAGASRVWVATVARAQREMVAMWNARDRT